A single region of the Sorghum bicolor cultivar BTx623 chromosome 9, Sorghum_bicolor_NCBIv3, whole genome shotgun sequence genome encodes:
- the LOC110430072 gene encoding uncharacterized protein LOC110430072 isoform X1, with protein MAIKMDKTSIIVCSVIGSLGLLSAILGFSAEGTKLTPYTILVYGDDCLYPQNPAIGLGICAAIFLIVAQVTFSAVSGCCGCCRSRSIPSETKRIVSIVCAVFSWIAAVIAFALFIEGAAWNANVVRVAEAPYCPYLKDGVFAGAGVLALAATALGITSFIMQRQTQPAPGGATAAAAPPTSAAGTPAGWQPPSPEVVKGHPLLPSGKPQNDYPVKPQGYEQQPQPQPQVVPPPTESHSHPQGYGAQAPQIQNHQLPPRPAPEAAAAAPAVVVASLASAPLEPSQLPAAAALGVAMAQPLPQVPAVPLPQVPIPASTVPSAAGPGSGPSALSTVIRNEVARQGVKLAAQVVTQSLFSDNNNVGDGVLSMMAGSAGGDYAVQTAN; from the exons ATGGCGATCAAAATGGATAAGACGTCCATCATCGTTTGCTCAGTGATCGGCTCTCTAGGATTGTTGAGTGCCATCCTGGGATTCTCGGCAGAGGGCACAAAGCTCACT CCATATACCATACTGGTGTACGGCGACGACTGCCTCTACCCGCAGAACCCGGCGATCGGGCTCGGGATCTGCGCTGCCATCTTCCTGATAGTGGCTCAGGTCACCTTCTCGGCGGTGAGCggctgctgcggctgctgcAGGTCCCGCTCCATCCCTTCCGAGACCAAGAGGATCGTCAGCATCGTCTGCGCCGTTTTCTCATG GATAGCGGCGGTGATCGCGTTCGCGCTGTTCATAGAAGGAGCGGCGTGGAACGCCAACGTGGTGCGGGTGGCCGAAGCGCCCTACTGCCCCTACCTCAAGGACGGCGTCTTCGCCGGCGCGGGCGTGCTCGCCCTCGCCGCCACGGCGCTCGGCATCACCTCCTTCATCATGCAGCGGCAGACTCAGCCAGCACCTGGTGGGGCTACGgctgcggcagcgccgccgaCATCGGCCGCCGGCACGCCCGCAGGCTGGCAGCCGCCGTCACCCGAGGTCGTAAAGGGCCACCCGCTGTTACCCTCGGGCAAGCCACAGAACGACTACCCTGTAAAACCCCAGGGATACGAGCAGCAGCCTCAGCCTCAGCCTCAGGTCGTCCCTCCGCCGACTGAGTCTCACTCTCACCCACAAGGCTACGGCGCACAGGCACCCCAGATCCAGAACCACCAGCTCCCTCCGCGCCCAGCCCCagaggcggcggccgcggcaccGGCGGTCGTAGTGGCATCACTGGCAAGCGCACCCTTGGAACCAAGCCagctgccggcggcggcggcgctcggggTTGCGATGGCCCAACCGCTGCCGCAGGTCCCGGCCGTCCCGCTACCTCAAGTACCTATCCCGGCGTCTACTGTTCCTTCGGCGGCAGGGCCAGGGAGCGGACCGTCGGCTCTGTCGACGGTTATCCGGAACGAAGTAGCGAGACAAGGAGTTAAATTGGCTGCGCAGGTGGTGACGCAGTCCCTCTTCTCTGACAATAACAACGTTGGGGATGGCGTTCTTTCCATGATGGCTGGTTCTGCTGGAGGCGACTATGCTGTTCAGACTGCAAATTAA
- the LOC110430072 gene encoding arginine-glutamic acid dipeptide repeats protein-like isoform X2 yields MQPYTILVYGDDCLYPQNPAIGLGICAAIFLIVAQVTFSAVSGCCGCCRSRSIPSETKRIVSIVCAVFSWIAAVIAFALFIEGAAWNANVVRVAEAPYCPYLKDGVFAGAGVLALAATALGITSFIMQRQTQPAPGGATAAAAPPTSAAGTPAGWQPPSPEVVKGHPLLPSGKPQNDYPVKPQGYEQQPQPQPQVVPPPTESHSHPQGYGAQAPQIQNHQLPPRPAPEAAAAAPAVVVASLASAPLEPSQLPAAAALGVAMAQPLPQVPAVPLPQVPIPASTVPSAAGPGSGPSALSTVIRNEVARQGVKLAAQVVTQSLFSDNNNVGDGVLSMMAGSAGGDYAVQTAN; encoded by the exons ATGCAGCCATATACCATACTGGTGTACGGCGACGACTGCCTCTACCCGCAGAACCCGGCGATCGGGCTCGGGATCTGCGCTGCCATCTTCCTGATAGTGGCTCAGGTCACCTTCTCGGCGGTGAGCggctgctgcggctgctgcAGGTCCCGCTCCATCCCTTCCGAGACCAAGAGGATCGTCAGCATCGTCTGCGCCGTTTTCTCATG GATAGCGGCGGTGATCGCGTTCGCGCTGTTCATAGAAGGAGCGGCGTGGAACGCCAACGTGGTGCGGGTGGCCGAAGCGCCCTACTGCCCCTACCTCAAGGACGGCGTCTTCGCCGGCGCGGGCGTGCTCGCCCTCGCCGCCACGGCGCTCGGCATCACCTCCTTCATCATGCAGCGGCAGACTCAGCCAGCACCTGGTGGGGCTACGgctgcggcagcgccgccgaCATCGGCCGCCGGCACGCCCGCAGGCTGGCAGCCGCCGTCACCCGAGGTCGTAAAGGGCCACCCGCTGTTACCCTCGGGCAAGCCACAGAACGACTACCCTGTAAAACCCCAGGGATACGAGCAGCAGCCTCAGCCTCAGCCTCAGGTCGTCCCTCCGCCGACTGAGTCTCACTCTCACCCACAAGGCTACGGCGCACAGGCACCCCAGATCCAGAACCACCAGCTCCCTCCGCGCCCAGCCCCagaggcggcggccgcggcaccGGCGGTCGTAGTGGCATCACTGGCAAGCGCACCCTTGGAACCAAGCCagctgccggcggcggcggcgctcggggTTGCGATGGCCCAACCGCTGCCGCAGGTCCCGGCCGTCCCGCTACCTCAAGTACCTATCCCGGCGTCTACTGTTCCTTCGGCGGCAGGGCCAGGGAGCGGACCGTCGGCTCTGTCGACGGTTATCCGGAACGAAGTAGCGAGACAAGGAGTTAAATTGGCTGCGCAGGTGGTGACGCAGTCCCTCTTCTCTGACAATAACAACGTTGGGGATGGCGTTCTTTCCATGATGGCTGGTTCTGCTGGAGGCGACTATGCTGTTCAGACTGCAAATTAA